A portion of the Paenibacillus hamazuiensis genome contains these proteins:
- a CDS encoding ATP-grasp domain-containing protein has translation MNFIFFSPNFPRYCTEFCFHLKNCGVNVLGIGDADYDSLNEKLKYSLAEYIKIDRLENYDEVVRTVGYYIHKYGRIDRFESLNEHWLELEAHIRTDFNIYGTKLDFISNLKQKSKMERFFKKSGVASIRSITKFDRAKAKKFIRKVGYPVVVKPNQGVGANMTYKIASESELEHFLRTKPAEVEFIMQEFIDGVLQTYDGLVNKDGEIVFAASHEFPHSIMEAVNSGHHFSYYCLKEVSGEIEEAGRRILRTYGIKERFFHLEFFKSNADGSIIALEVNMRPPGTWMTDAINYTYDIDIYRLWASMVVHNWVGGPFAGKYYTGFASRKDHLPYAHGHEEILQRYRHEIVNHDSITDAQSRSRGNYAYQFRSKDFDEVKRIAAYIHAVKNKVGVSS, from the coding sequence ATGAACTTTATTTTTTTCTCGCCGAATTTTCCAAGGTACTGTACGGAGTTTTGCTTTCACTTGAAAAATTGCGGGGTGAATGTGCTTGGCATCGGCGATGCGGATTATGACTCTCTGAACGAAAAGCTGAAATATTCGCTTGCGGAATACATCAAGATCGATCGTTTGGAAAATTACGACGAGGTTGTGCGCACGGTCGGTTACTATATCCATAAATACGGAAGGATCGATCGTTTTGAATCGCTGAACGAGCATTGGCTGGAGCTTGAAGCTCACATTCGGACGGATTTTAACATTTACGGGACGAAGCTCGATTTCATTTCCAATTTGAAGCAGAAATCGAAAATGGAAAGGTTTTTCAAAAAAAGCGGGGTCGCATCCATACGTTCCATAACGAAATTCGATCGGGCCAAGGCAAAGAAATTTATCCGGAAAGTGGGCTATCCCGTCGTCGTGAAACCGAATCAAGGCGTGGGAGCGAACATGACCTACAAAATCGCGAGCGAATCGGAGCTGGAGCATTTCTTGCGCACCAAACCGGCGGAAGTCGAATTCATCATGCAGGAGTTTATCGACGGCGTTCTGCAAACCTACGACGGTCTTGTCAACAAGGATGGAGAAATCGTATTTGCGGCAAGCCACGAATTTCCGCACAGCATTATGGAAGCCGTCAATTCCGGGCATCACTTCAGCTATTATTGTTTAAAGGAAGTAAGTGGGGAAATCGAAGAGGCCGGAAGAAGGATCCTCCGAACCTATGGGATCAAAGAACGCTTTTTTCATCTCGAGTTTTTCAAATCCAATGCGGATGGAAGCATTATTGCGCTGGAAGTCAACATGCGGCCGCCGGGTACATGGATGACGGATGCGATCAATTACACTTACGATATCGATATCTACCGACTATGGGCGAGCATGGTCGTTCATAATTGGGTGGGGGGACCTTTTGCCGGGAAGTATTATACCGGGTTTGCCAGCCGCAAAGACCACCTCCCCTACGCTCATGGGCATGAGGAGATCCTGCAGCGATATCGGCACGAAATCGTTAACCACGACAGCATCACGGATGCGCAAAGCCGGTCAAGAGGAAATTATGCCTATCAATTTCGCTCAAAGGACTTTGATGAAGTGAAACGAATTGCGGCTTATATTCATGCCGTGAAAAACAAAGTCGGGGTGTCTTCATGA
- a CDS encoding sugar porter family MFS transporter: protein MTSAEPKRKAFSLYSTFYSIIAAIGGFLFGYDTAVISGAVGFIKERFDLNAGMTGWMVSSLVVGAAAGAAASGVISDKFGRKKVLMAAALIFVVGSVGSALASTVTGLIIARMVGGIGVGMASTLAPLYISEIAPSRIRGRLVSIYQFAVVTGIFVTFFVNAAIAGIGDDAWDVSTAWRWMLGFGVAPGILYMLLLLLTPETPRWLMKNKQEVRALEVLERMNGKQAAKSELEEIMNLKVDESGSIKELFGSSLRLPLIVGVALAILQQITGINAIMYYAPEIFKQTGAGTDAALTQTILVGLVNFAFTLIALWLIDKVGRKALLLVGSTLMTICLFAVGYGFHSPDVPGHLILFFILLYVASFAVSLGPVVWVMISEIFPTRIRGRATAVAAFCLWLADYVVSQTFPMLLEGIGTAATFWSFAVISLVTVVFCAKVVPETKGRSLEEIEKLWTSGSRDKV, encoded by the coding sequence TTGACTAGCGCAGAACCAAAACGCAAAGCATTTTCCTTGTATTCGACGTTTTATTCCATTATCGCCGCCATAGGCGGTTTCTTGTTCGGTTATGATACGGCGGTTATATCCGGTGCAGTCGGATTTATTAAAGAAAGATTCGACCTGAATGCGGGTATGACGGGATGGATGGTTTCAAGCCTTGTCGTAGGGGCTGCCGCAGGTGCGGCCGCATCCGGGGTGATCAGCGATAAATTCGGCCGGAAAAAAGTGCTGATGGCCGCGGCGCTTATTTTTGTCGTCGGTTCGGTCGGTTCGGCGCTTGCAAGCACGGTTACCGGGCTGATTATCGCCCGAATGGTCGGAGGGATAGGTGTCGGTATGGCGTCGACGCTTGCTCCTTTATATATTTCGGAAATTGCCCCGTCCCGAATCAGAGGGCGCTTGGTATCCATTTATCAGTTCGCGGTCGTCACCGGGATTTTTGTTACCTTTTTCGTTAATGCAGCGATTGCCGGAATCGGCGACGATGCCTGGGATGTTTCGACCGCATGGCGGTGGATGCTTGGATTCGGCGTAGCCCCGGGCATTCTCTATATGCTGCTGCTGCTGCTTACCCCCGAAACCCCGCGCTGGCTGATGAAAAATAAACAGGAAGTCCGCGCGCTGGAAGTCCTTGAGCGCATGAACGGCAAGCAGGCGGCGAAGTCGGAGCTGGAAGAAATCATGAACCTGAAGGTCGACGAGAGCGGATCGATCAAGGAGTTGTTCGGCTCTTCGCTTCGGCTTCCGCTGATTGTGGGTGTCGCACTGGCCATCCTTCAACAGATTACCGGCATCAACGCAATTATGTATTACGCACCGGAGATTTTTAAGCAAACGGGGGCCGGGACCGATGCGGCCTTGACGCAAACGATTTTGGTCGGGCTCGTGAATTTTGCGTTTACGCTGATCGCTTTGTGGCTTATTGACAAGGTCGGACGAAAAGCGCTGCTTCTGGTTGGCTCCACTCTGATGACGATATGTCTGTTTGCCGTGGGATATGGGTTCCATTCTCCGGACGTGCCGGGCCATTTGATCCTGTTTTTTATTCTTTTGTACGTCGCATCTTTCGCCGTTTCGCTGGGGCCGGTCGTGTGGGTCATGATTTCGGAAATTTTTCCGACGAGGATCAGAGGGCGTGCGACGGCAGTCGCGGCGTTCTGTTTATGGCTGGCGGATTACGTCGTTTCCCAGACGTTTCCCATGCTTCTGGAGGGCATCGGGACGGCCGCGACCTTCTGGTCATTTGCGGTTATTTCCCTTGTGACCGTGGTGTTTTGCGCGAAAGTGGTTCCGGAGACGAAAGGCAGGTCTCTGGAGGAGATTGAAAAGCTTTGGACAAGCGGATCGCGGGATAAGGTATGA
- a CDS encoding ABC transporter substrate-binding protein: protein MKTARMLILLLLVFAITACGSTQATGGTAKGGAAADTAKPQEPAAPAAGDGEKSIKHAMGTITLKKKPERVVVLFNGMVDISAALGVKPVGAVESWDQKPWYNYLRAQMDGVKNLGDENQPNMEAIIALKPDLIIGTKTRHEKIYPQLNNIAPTLITEEVFNWKENMKLSSAALYKEKEAEQWISDWDKRVAEFKQKLGDRLKNTEVSLIRFEKDGSSRVYITGFAGTIFKELGLSRPKAQQAEGKAVVNLTSKEQMSQLDGDYIFDVTYMTPEDQSAKKSQSEWTKHPLWKNLKGVKSGKYFEVDAVTWNLSGGAIAAKSMLEDLYKYFEIK, encoded by the coding sequence ATGAAAACAGCCCGCATGCTGATCTTGCTGCTGCTCGTTTTTGCCATAACGGCCTGCGGCTCGACACAAGCGACCGGCGGAACCGCAAAGGGAGGAGCGGCAGCCGATACCGCAAAGCCGCAGGAGCCCGCCGCACCTGCTGCCGGTGACGGTGAAAAGTCGATTAAACACGCGATGGGCACGATTACGCTGAAGAAAAAACCGGAACGCGTCGTCGTGCTGTTCAACGGCATGGTCGACATTTCCGCAGCTCTCGGAGTAAAACCGGTGGGAGCGGTGGAATCGTGGGACCAGAAGCCGTGGTATAACTATTTGCGCGCACAGATGGATGGGGTCAAAAATCTGGGCGATGAGAATCAGCCGAACATGGAAGCGATCATCGCCCTCAAACCGGACCTGATCATCGGAACCAAAACGCGGCACGAAAAAATATATCCGCAGTTAAACAACATCGCTCCTACGCTGATCACCGAAGAGGTGTTCAACTGGAAGGAGAATATGAAGCTCAGCTCCGCGGCGCTATACAAGGAAAAAGAAGCGGAGCAATGGATAAGCGATTGGGATAAGCGGGTCGCCGAATTTAAACAGAAGCTCGGGGACCGCTTGAAAAATACCGAGGTTTCGCTCATACGTTTCGAGAAGGACGGCAGCTCCCGGGTCTATATCACCGGCTTTGCCGGCACGATCTTCAAAGAGCTTGGCTTATCGCGTCCGAAAGCCCAGCAGGCGGAAGGCAAGGCGGTTGTCAACCTGACCTCCAAGGAGCAGATGTCCCAGCTCGACGGGGATTACATATTTGATGTCACGTACATGACCCCCGAGGATCAAAGTGCCAAGAAATCGCAGTCCGAATGGACCAAGCATCCGCTTTGGAAAAACCTGAAGGGTGTGAAGTCGGGCAAATATTTCGAGGTGGATGCGGTCACCTGGAATTTGAGCGGCGGTGCGATAGCCGCCAAAAGCATGCTGGAGGATCTTTACAAATATTTCGAGATCAAGTAA
- a CDS encoding FecCD family ABC transporter permease, which produces MPMESNIWKAAGLLAGCAVLLLCMGASLLFGAVHYSWTDVWNAAFHYDENDGGQMMIRTARMPRAFIAAAIGASLAIAGAIMQTLTRNPLASPSVLGINAGASFVVVLAAVTFSVSRMEALMWLAFAGAALGAVIVYLLGSAGRDGLTPLKMVLAGTALTALFSSFTQGILAVNKQSLGTVLYWLTGTVAGRSPETLTAVLPYLTVCWIAAWFISRELNVLSMGEEAAKGLGQKTAALKLAAGLIVVVLAGGSVSVAGPIGFIGIVIPHISRFFAGIDHRWIIPYCAVFGAVLLVAADLAARFIMIPEEVPVGVMTAMIGVPFFIFIARKGLAKS; this is translated from the coding sequence ATGCCGATGGAATCGAATATATGGAAGGCTGCCGGACTGCTGGCCGGATGTGCGGTGCTGCTGCTGTGCATGGGGGCGAGCCTGCTTTTCGGAGCGGTTCATTACAGCTGGACGGACGTTTGGAACGCAGCCTTTCATTACGATGAAAATGACGGCGGGCAAATGATGATTCGTACCGCGCGTATGCCCAGAGCATTTATCGCCGCGGCAATTGGAGCAAGCTTGGCGATTGCAGGCGCTATCATGCAGACGTTGACCCGCAACCCGCTCGCTTCGCCGAGTGTGCTCGGCATCAATGCCGGGGCGAGTTTTGTCGTTGTGCTGGCGGCGGTTACGTTTTCGGTGTCGCGAATGGAGGCGCTCATGTGGCTGGCTTTCGCAGGGGCCGCATTAGGGGCCGTGATCGTGTATCTGCTTGGCTCCGCCGGGCGGGACGGACTGACTCCGTTAAAAATGGTGCTGGCGGGGACCGCGCTGACCGCGCTGTTTTCCTCCTTCACGCAAGGAATTCTTGCGGTCAATAAGCAAAGTCTCGGCACGGTGCTGTACTGGCTTACGGGTACGGTTGCCGGCCGTTCTCCCGAGACTCTGACGGCCGTTCTGCCGTATTTGACCGTATGCTGGATTGCCGCCTGGTTCATCTCCCGCGAGCTGAACGTTTTGTCGATGGGAGAGGAGGCCGCGAAAGGGCTCGGGCAAAAAACAGCCGCGCTCAAGCTTGCGGCGGGCCTCATTGTCGTCGTGCTGGCAGGCGGATCGGTATCCGTGGCGGGTCCGATCGGCTTCATCGGCATCGTCATCCCGCATATCTCCAGGTTTTTCGCGGGAATCGACCATCGCTGGATCATCCCGTATTGCGCGGTGTTCGGCGCCGTTCTTCTCGTTGCGGCCGATCTGGCCGCCAGGTTCATCATGATCCCCGAGGAGGTGCCGGTCGGCGTCATGACCGCGATGATCGGCGTTCCGTTTTTCATCTTCATCGCGCGAAAGGGGCTTGCCAAATCGTGA
- a CDS encoding FecCD family ABC transporter permease, whose product MNSHIPLRFKHRRFSILIHKKTAALSLVLLIACALAAIVSIGLGEMAISPSDVIRGMLGGGEEAHRMVIQQLRLPRILTALLAGASLAASGAILQAMIRNPLASPDIVGVTGGASVAAVSFLTFFAGQFSIRWLPVAAMCGAVAVSAILYSLAWKKGITPIRLVLVGIGMSSLTSAATTMMIVFHPKNDAGQAYLWLTGSVYAANWENVLSILPWCIVLLPLAFLLSRHVNIGQLGDDVAAGAGSSVELSRLLLLLLSVALAGAAVSVAGGVGFIGLIAPHMARKLVGSSFENMLPIAVLLGGLIVMLADLAGRTLFLPLDVPVGVFTSAVGAPFFIYLLYTKRNSN is encoded by the coding sequence GTGAATTCCCATATCCCTTTGCGTTTCAAACATCGCCGGTTTTCCATACTGATTCATAAAAAAACCGCTGCGCTTTCACTCGTTTTGCTCATTGCGTGCGCGCTGGCGGCCATTGTGAGCATAGGGCTCGGCGAGATGGCGATCTCCCCTTCGGATGTGATCCGAGGAATGTTGGGGGGCGGCGAGGAAGCGCACAGGATGGTGATCCAGCAGCTGCGTCTCCCCCGCATCCTGACCGCTCTTTTGGCAGGCGCTTCGCTCGCCGCCTCTGGGGCGATCCTCCAGGCCATGATCCGAAATCCGCTTGCATCGCCGGACATAGTGGGAGTTACGGGCGGAGCTTCCGTGGCGGCCGTCAGCTTTCTCACGTTTTTTGCCGGCCAGTTCAGCATCCGGTGGCTGCCGGTGGCGGCGATGTGCGGTGCCGTTGCGGTTTCCGCCATTTTGTACTCGCTTGCCTGGAAAAAAGGAATTACTCCCATTCGCCTTGTGCTCGTCGGCATCGGGATGTCGTCTTTGACCTCGGCGGCCACGACGATGATGATCGTGTTTCATCCCAAAAACGACGCAGGCCAGGCGTACTTATGGCTGACAGGCTCCGTATACGCCGCCAATTGGGAAAACGTGCTGTCGATTTTGCCGTGGTGCATCGTTCTTTTGCCTTTGGCGTTTCTGCTATCCCGCCATGTCAATATCGGCCAGCTCGGCGACGATGTCGCGGCGGGAGCGGGGAGCTCCGTGGAGCTTAGCCGGCTGCTTCTGCTGCTTCTCAGCGTCGCGCTCGCAGGAGCGGCGGTGTCCGTGGCCGGAGGCGTCGGCTTTATCGGGCTCATTGCGCCGCATATGGCACGCAAGCTCGTCGGTTCGAGCTTCGAGAACATGCTCCCGATCGCGGTCCTGCTCGGGGGCTTGATCGTGATGCTCGCCGATCTTGCCGGAAGAACCTTGTTCCTGCCGCTTGACGTGCCGGTCGGGGTGTTTACCTCTGCGGTGGGGGCGCCATTTTTCATCTATTTGCTGTATACGAAGCGAAATTCAAACTGA
- a CDS encoding nitroreductase family protein: MTQKIVSAAPVAELIKERRSVRVFKKDPVSAELLTELLNVAIWAPNHGNRQPWRFVLYTGEGRKGLAEAMLETYSAEEKEKYGFKKKMAFEAVPAHLIVILKEDPRQKVWDEDYAAACCLIQNFQLAAWERGLGVVWKTNHFGYDPGFRSAVGVRPGEKIVGVLQIGYPEIIPPKQPRIPAEQLLTVVDS; this comes from the coding sequence ATGACGCAGAAGATTGTATCCGCTGCTCCCGTTGCGGAGCTGATTAAGGAAAGGAGATCCGTCCGGGTATTCAAAAAAGATCCGGTATCCGCGGAGCTGCTGACGGAATTGCTCAATGTGGCGATTTGGGCTCCCAACCACGGCAACAGGCAGCCGTGGAGGTTTGTGCTCTATACCGGGGAAGGACGGAAAGGGCTGGCAGAGGCGATGCTCGAAACCTATTCGGCCGAAGAAAAGGAAAAATACGGCTTCAAGAAAAAGATGGCCTTCGAGGCCGTGCCGGCTCATCTCATCGTAATTCTGAAGGAAGATCCCCGGCAGAAAGTATGGGACGAGGATTACGCGGCGGCATGCTGCCTGATTCAAAATTTCCAGCTGGCGGCCTGGGAACGGGGACTGGGCGTCGTATGGAAAACGAACCATTTCGGCTACGATCCCGGCTTCCGTTCGGCGGTCGGGGTTCGGCCGGGAGAGAAAATTGTCGGCGTTCTGCAAATCGGTTACCCCGAGATTATTCCGCCCAAACAACCGCGCATTCCTGCCGAACAATTGCTGACCGTGGTCGATTCCTGA
- a CDS encoding AraC family transcriptional regulator, with protein MVQGKGHLRLDHEVFPLQPGQLFVLRPSMDIEAMLESGCAECYILVLRSAAITKRKGSWSCDSAETSSALPQGSLRVKLHRPILEQVHRLHRDRLRRQNAADVFEWQLHFQSLLQFLLSALKDPGNRDEADQGIDRSIGYMYKHFQEKIKLDTLADIAGLTQTSYSRSFKKAKGVSPVEFLNKIRIGHSKAYLQQSGSIKEVSGLVGFGNEFYFSRMFKRETGMTPALYLRRKELKVAVATCFRYGDNLRSLGVPVLAEWNGYFHTEQSGPEQERHLQIKLHEIGEAKPDIVLADYRHLPFYEQLKRIAPTVVLDFTMDWRKNHRRIAELVGREKEAEHHFVQIEQKIKQARDLLAHTIGSHSVSVMRLYDRKLRLQGAGDHPVNDLLYAELGLKPGSGTPLSERVKDYQLDHVPFFETDYLFIYKYLSAADEDQVLSKLQTGSWSSTGAFRNSRVRFVSNWIGLSWSPIGQHRIIDELLQSVSER; from the coding sequence GTGGTCCAGGGAAAAGGTCATCTTCGCCTCGATCATGAGGTTTTTCCGCTGCAGCCGGGGCAGCTTTTTGTTCTGAGGCCTTCCATGGACATCGAGGCGATGCTGGAGTCCGGCTGCGCCGAGTGCTACATTCTGGTGCTGCGCAGCGCCGCGATAACGAAGCGGAAAGGAAGCTGGAGCTGCGATAGCGCGGAAACAAGCTCGGCATTGCCGCAGGGCAGCCTGCGCGTCAAGCTGCACAGGCCCATCCTCGAGCAGGTTCATCGGCTGCATAGAGACCGACTCCGGCGGCAAAATGCCGCGGACGTTTTCGAATGGCAGCTTCATTTTCAAAGTTTGCTGCAGTTCCTGCTGTCTGCTCTGAAAGATCCGGGAAACCGGGATGAAGCGGACCAAGGCATTGACCGGAGCATCGGATATATGTACAAACATTTTCAGGAAAAAATCAAATTGGATACATTGGCGGACATAGCCGGGCTCACCCAAACCTCTTATTCAAGAAGTTTCAAGAAAGCGAAGGGCGTTTCCCCCGTCGAATTTCTCAATAAGATCCGGATCGGCCACTCCAAAGCTTATCTGCAGCAAAGCGGCTCGATCAAGGAGGTTTCCGGCCTGGTCGGTTTTGGCAACGAATTTTATTTCAGCCGAATGTTCAAACGGGAAACCGGGATGACACCCGCCCTTTATTTGCGCCGCAAAGAGCTGAAGGTTGCCGTCGCCACCTGCTTTCGGTACGGAGACAACCTGCGTTCCCTCGGAGTTCCGGTTTTGGCCGAGTGGAACGGATACTTTCATACGGAGCAAAGCGGGCCGGAGCAGGAACGTCATCTGCAGATCAAGCTGCACGAGATCGGGGAGGCGAAGCCGGATATCGTCTTGGCCGATTACAGGCACCTGCCTTTTTATGAGCAGCTGAAGCGCATCGCACCGACGGTCGTGCTCGATTTCACGATGGATTGGCGCAAAAACCACCGCAGAATCGCCGAATTGGTGGGAAGGGAGAAGGAGGCGGAGCATCATTTCGTTCAAATCGAGCAAAAAATCAAGCAAGCCCGCGATCTGCTGGCTCATACGATCGGGAGCCATTCGGTATCGGTGATGCGTTTGTACGATCGCAAGCTGCGGCTGCAAGGGGCGGGGGACCACCCCGTCAACGATCTGCTGTACGCGGAACTCGGCCTCAAGCCGGGAAGCGGCACACCGTTAAGCGAAAGGGTCAAGGACTACCAGTTGGACCACGTACCGTTCTTTGAAACGGACTATCTGTTTATTTACAAGTATCTTTCTGCCGCCGATGAGGACCAAGTATTATCGAAACTGCAGACGGGTTCCTGGAGTAGTACGGGGGCGTTTCGCAACAGCCGCGTCCGCTTCGTTTCGAATTGGATCGGTTTGAGCTGGTCGCCGATCGGGCAGCATCGAATCATCGACGAACTGCTGCAAAGCGTGTCGGAGCGGTAA